gagagagagagagagagaaaaacgcgAGACGACAAAATCTGATATCAATAcgttttatttttcactttttttatgCAAAAGTAAAGCCATAATAAATATACATTCAGAAACAATTTTTGTTCATAATGCAACAATCAATTCAAGTTCCGTctcgtttttttttaaaaacatagcaaaatgtaaacatttttttttcttccgcaaatgccaccccccccccccccaatacattCTCAGGAGAATCTACAGCACATTCACATCATCTGTGGCTCCGCCGGCGTGCCGCTACACCACAGGGCCAGCAGCTCAGGCACTTCTCCGCTCGTGTCAGCTGCCCGCGCTGCTCGGCGCGCGTTGCGATCCCGGCCCCGAGCGCGTCCGTCCCGCCCCGCCCCGAGGCGGTGTCGTGCCCGCCCGCCgggcgtgtgtgcgtgtttacAAAGTGTCGGTAACAAGTCTCCACCGCCAAACGTCTCTCAGCATATGACGCAGCCCCGCTCCTTCGCCTGACTGCCCCCGACGGCCTTCTCCTTGATGTACATCAAGTCACTGTGCACGCTCGGCCGCCGCGCGAAGGGCGCCACGATGCCGAACGCGTCGCCGTCCTTCAGCTTCTTGCCCCTGAAGGACTTCCTGTGCAGCACCTCGCAGTGCTGCTGGGAGACGTTGCGGTGTCGGTCGGGGCTCATCTCGCTGGGCAGCTTGGCCATGGTGAACAGCGTCTGGAACATCTGGTCCACGTTAGTGTTCCGTTTCGCCGAGATCTCGAAGTAGGCGCACTGCTCGTCCCCGCCGGCGATCAgccgctccacctcctcctcctgcacctcCCGGTAAAAATCCCGGTCGCACTTGTTGCCGCAGATGACGAGGGGGACGTCCACGTTctccttggttttgtttttgaGGCACGACTTGGTCTCGTAAATCTGCCGCTTCAGGCGCTGCACCTCCAGGAAGGACTCTTTATTATCCAGGCTGAACACCAAGATGAAGACGTCGcctgagagacagaaagggaggggggaggaaacaCAGTTAATATCCACAATTCATTGCAACGTCCGCATGCATGATTTCCTTCATCCGTATTTGCTCCAAATCAGATGAGTTCAGCAGAAATCAGCGTTGCCCGTGTCGGTGGTAAGCTCTGGAGAGAGACAACAAAAACCCCAACTTACCAGTTAGAATAGAGAGTCTCCTCATGGCAGGGAAGGGGTGGTTCCCGGAGGTGTCCAAAATGTCCAGCTGATACACGTCCCCCCTGATGCTGTAGAATTTCCTGTGGAAGTCCTCGATGGTCGGCGTGTACTGGTCGTCGAACCTCTCGTTCAGAAACCGGGAGATGATGGCCGTCTTGCCGACCTTGGTGGAGCCCAGAATCACCATCCTGTGGCAGTTCTTGGCGGGGATGTCGAAGTGGCTGTCGGACGGGGACATCTTCTTTATCATGCTTGGCAGCGATGTGGCACCGCGTGGGTTGTGGAGCAAATGGGGCGCTGCGAGCGAGGAGTCGCCTCTTTCCGGGTGGCTGGGCTGAGACGCTGTGCGATGTGACCTCGCTTGtcagcagctctctctctctctctatctctatctgtgtctctgtctctgcctctcttgctctACTGATCCTGGCAGGACGGAGCAGGCTGGGTATTTATGTGCCCGGCGCGGCGCACCGCCCCGGCGCGTCACCCGTTACGCACCGCGCTGCGCCCGAGCGGGAACAAGCTCGAAATTATAATATTACTACGGCGGTGCTTTTGCGTCAGCGTGTCCAGACCTCAAGATCAGACAAAGATACGGGGCCGtgtgtttctccccccccctcccccctccccctccttaatCCTGCAGCCTGCCATGTCAACATGCAATATTCTTTATTGTTGTGTTTGGGGAAATGTGTGGCCGGCGCCTGTTTAAATTAAACTCATCGCGTCAGAAAAGCAGCTTAACCCTCCTTGCATGCACATCTATCCATATATCCACACGTGCGTGGCACACGGTTGCACGGAGCAGGGGTATCGGCGGGGTATGAGGGCAAAACTGCGGCCGAAGCAGGTTTGCACGTATCACTGAGCGTTGTTGCTCAGGCTCAACGTGTCTGGAAaagtagattaaaaaaaaaaaaaaaagaaaaagacgcgCAGGACATGAACCTTTCAGACCGCATAGGGCACGATAACGCCTAATCTCGCCGCCGCCAACGTCCCTCTGATCCGCGAGAGGGTCCCGGGGGGTTTGGACTCCGATTTTAGGGGGAACAGATGGGGGCGCAGCTGCACACGTtaaaaggaggaagaagaagaagaaaaaaatacaagcGTTGAAAACGAGTCTGATATGGGTCGAGAAGAACGAAGATCTTGGGCGGATTTTTGTCTTTCTGCCCCTTAAATACTGCGCACACACCTGTGCAGTCTCAGGTCCACGCACCTGCAGGGCCGAGGGCTGCTGCAGCCTCCGTGGCTCCGTTTCAACAGCCACTCCGGACAGGTGTGTGAACAGAGTGGATAAATTGCGTTATTCCAAAGCAGAGATTTTTACAGaattaaagaagaagaagaagaagaagaagaagttgttgAATGTTGCTCTGACCGCCGGCCTGAAGCGTTGGCATGGAAGGCAGCAGAATCACAGACTGTTCACtaatccagtggttctcaacctttttggggtcctggaccccctgcgtatttttgatctaccctgaggacccctccacctgatcgtgggggaggggggttgcaatttgatagaaacagtagaaactgcattttaaattgcattatagcatttattcactctttggggcaaagataagagctttcagttgtaacttagatatagttaacaaaacagaattcttatgcagtaactttcagatatatgtaacaacacagaatatgtattcagtaactttcagatatatggaacaacagaatttttatgcagtaacttttaacaatgcaaacgggagcgagatctcttattaaaatacaataaattacacttgtgaaacagatgtaattagagaaaaaagtcctgttaccctttatagtttaggtagataaaggtctcagtcacatttgagtaaaataatcctatttctataaatgtcataggaacttttttttaaagatattttattttcacggaccccttgcaattacaccgcggaccactaggggtccgcggacccccggttgagaaacactgcacaaaTAGTATGGTTGCCCCTTTCAagcaatttgcctcagtggggctGCTCACGGAGCACAAGACATGACAAAAAAGTGGCCTATCCAGCGAGGGAAATATAAAGAAAAGCGAGGGAAATCAGTGGGTTATCTTACATCCGGCCTCTTACACACAGAGGCTGCAACAGCGCTCGgccctgcaggtgtgtgtgtgcacgcaagaAACGAGCTGCACGTTAGACAGAAACTCGTCATCGCTGCCAGCCGAGGCGAAGGCCATCCTCGGTGGCCCGGGAGTGGCGAGCGAGCCCAGTTCTCAGGGTCAGAGTGAATCTGGGTGAAGAGGAGCCGGGAATGCCGGGCGGCAGGAGTCGTCCGAGCCCATTTGTATTGACTAACCGGTGAGCTTGGATCAAAGGACCCCACAGACGCTCTAAAGATAGAGCCTGTTGTTTGTGACTCATCCGCAGCTCATCCACTTTTACCACCTAAACCACCCCGGGGCCTTCACCCACCCTCCTCACCTTTAATGAATTACGGGGAGGGGAGACGGATTGAGACAGTGTTTGCAGGCGTATTCTTAGAGCGCCATCACGGAGAGCCGAGTCTTCATGTCTAATTCCTAATGTCATTGTTTTATGAACTAAGATTGCTGACGTCATCGAGCACGAGAACGTTCGGCTGGTCGGTGTCGTGCAAAGAACAAGCCGGAGGCACAGAGCAAAGTAGTGAAAatcttgcaacaacaaaaaaggttaCTGATACAATATGCAAGGTACCGAGCATGTATGTATCTCTCGAAAAGATTCATGGGATGCAGTGTAAAAATATACAAATGTTAGACTAGATGATTAGATTAGATCAAATCAGATTAgatcagatcagattagattatAATTTGATTTCTTTTCGTACATTCTTACATGTCTTCATAAActccagttggtccagaattcagcttgCCCGTATCATCACCAGACCGCCTGTTCTCCGTCAAATCCACCGGCTCCCCGTCAAATACCGTGTTGACGTCAAgaccctgctcctcacctttaaggcccttaataacccagctccttcatatctttctgaactccttcatagccacacgccctcccgcaccctCAGATCCTCGTCTGCTCTCCAGCTCACTAcgccattggcccgcttgactaccatggggactagagccttcagtcgttctgccccccccccccccagcctgtggagctctctcccacaagacattcacaacactgactctctttcaacctccaCATCCCagctcaaaacgcaccttttcaaaccggCATATTCAAGTCCGATCCACGcgtcactgagttttgtgcagatgacgaTTTTATACTCTGTTGTGTTaattttttattgtctaccccgcTTTGTTTTGAGtcgatgctgtctgatacagcgctgcttgtttgttttttttaaccgtgttctgtaaggtgtccttgagtgctccgaaaggcgcccacaaataaaatgcattattattattattattgttgttattatttcatATCCCCAActaagggcagcacggtggcgcagtggttagcgctgttgtctcacagcatgaaggtcctgggttcgagccccggggtagtccaaccttggaggttgtcccgggtcgtcctctgtgtggagtttgcatgttctccccgtgtctgtgtgggtttcctcctggggctccggtttcctcccacagtccaaagacatgtaggtcaggggaatcggccgtactaaattgtccctaggtgtggtgaatgtgtgtgtgtgtgtgtctctcggccctgtgctggcctggtggcctgtccagagtgtgccCCCTGCCTGccactcagtgactgctgggataggctccagcatccctgctgctctgagtaaggataagtggtttggataatggacggatggatcccCAATTAGCAGCAGACAGTACAACCTTATGGCAGTACTCCGATACAAGAGCATAACAAAATATCCATTGCATGGCACATTGACTCATAGCTGTAATCTCTCCAGGTTTCAGTCTGGCCTGACACATGGTTGCGCTGACCTCTTTGCTGACAAACCACAACCTGTTGCAGCTATAACAATTGCTGCCTATTGCCCATGGCCTTGCAGACATGCTTTGGTTTTGCTATaatgttttttttgtgaaaattATTTTGTATTCTACGGAAGGAGCGCAAGCCCAGTTAAGAGCCAACGGGCCCTTTTTCCAATTGCATGTTTTGTATTTGTGCAGACGACCGCAACTGCAAAGCCACAGCATGAGATAAAGTTGTGCTCGACATCAagagctttggataaaagcgatcCTGCTGTTTTACACAGTGGGAGTCACCTGAGGGGTGAGGGgggtgaggtggtggtggggggggtgtttgcTAAACCTTTCTGCATGCCTACTAGATTTATTATATACCACAGGTCAGTTATGGAGGGCAGGTGACAGCCAGCAACAGCTTTTGTGTACGTTAGACAAAATGCATGACTGACTTTATACTTGACAGATGGAGTCCTAAACCACGTGGTGTTGGCTGAAGGATCATTTATTCCACGGTGGCTTTGAAAAGCTgtgacatttttttatttatttttaagcgAGATTAAACTTCCAACACTGGGAGGGTTGGGGAAAAAGGAAGAGCTTGCGTGAATTTGGGTCGTTTTGACTAGCGAAATCGCGAAGAGTGGAAAGATTAGGAAAATAAGTAAGTAGCTGGAGTCTTAGACTACTCGACAGTCCTCGACGGGATTCTCCTacgtattgtggcgaattcggtggggcgggaaccgccgcagccgggacgcgaacccgcaccacgggcgacaacgttagttaaccagtcggctaaacgCAGTGTTTCTCTACCGGGGGtctgcggacccctagtggtccgcggtgtaattgcaaggggtccgtgaaaataaaatatctttaaaaaaaagatcctatgacatttatagaaataggattattttactcagatgtgactgagacctttatctacctaaactataaagggtaacagaacttttttctctaattacatctgtttcacaagtgtaatttattgtattttaataggagatctcgctcccgtttgcattgttaaaagttactgcataaaaattctgttgttacatatatctgaaagttactgcataaaaattctgttttgttacatatatctgaaagttactgcataagaattctgttttgttacatatatctgaaagttactgaatacatattctgttttgttacatatatctgaaagttactgaatacatattctgttttgttacatatatctgaaagttactgcataagaattctgttttgttaactatatctaagttacaactgaaagctcttatttttgccccaaagagtgaataaatgctataatgcaatttaaaatgcagtttctactgtttctacaaattgcaacccccctccccgaagatcaggtggaggggtcctcagggtagatcaaaaatacgcagggggtccaggaccccaaaaaggttgagaaccactgggctaaagggtccgacccgttagccaagcgagtctatttatctgcgcacgctacactacccccccccctcttcgagaagcgcgtccccgcgcttcgggcatatcagctccctcacgcctttggGCGCATGCGCTTTTCGATGGCCTCACTGTCCCGCTTCTGAGAGCAATGTAACGAGAattcaggtggggggggggatagccgggaacgcgaacccgggtctcccacaccacgggcgaccacgTTAGCCGGTCGgctaaaggttccgacccgttagccaagggctagcgagtctatttatctgcgcacgctacactacccccccccttcgagaagcgcgtccccgcgcttcgggcatatcagctccctcacgcctctgggcgcatgcgctttcgATGGCCTCACTGTCCCGCTTCTGACAGCAATGTAGCCGGTCGgctaaaggttccgacccgttagccaagggctagcgggtCTACTTATCCGCGGTCGTTACAGTATCTTCCACTCGCAAGTTCGTTGTACGGTTGTTCACGTCTGTGTGGTCGCTCATTAGCCAGCGTGTGCGTTTGTCAGCGTTCGTTAGCAAAATGCATTAGCATTTAGCGACTGTATAGCTAACCCGGCTAACGCTATAGGCTTTTCTCCCCCGTTATAGGCTTTCGTTTCCGACGTGGAGACCCTGGAGATTTGCCAGATAGTGCGCCGAGCTGACGTCACCGAGTCAACGCTCCCGAGTTTCTGCGACCGCACCGGCGCACTCGCCGCCGCTGGACACCCGCGTGCCATCTCGCTCCGACCCCGCGGACCGAGAGACCGACATGAGCTGCTGCGACGGAGCTCGTCAAGGTACCGCACTTTTGGTTCGGTACCCAAGCGTAGAATCGGGCCCGCAGCGCCTCATAGGCAGGCTAATAAAGGCAAGTGGTCAGTCAATAGTGATaaaaaaacaatttgagaactgTAGAATACGAAGtcggtgcgtttttgtgttgtttcgccgtctagtatagtaactaagagtgATATTGGCAgcgcgaccgctagaggtcgcttcatTTTAAAACGCAactgtaggtcgtaataagctgctcgtACAAACGACCTGTGGGGTCGGGGGGGTTATTTGagtctgtcctccaccaaaaaaaaaaaaaacgacactgactacttacctttattagcctgtctatggGGATGtaaacaagtagataaaaacagaggtggaaagtatatgtggcatatctcctgccgccggtagggggcgctaagttaggaaacgctcctgtgggtcgagggtatacgacctatgtggtcgcagtagtggatctagagattttttcctggggtggcaaaggggtggcaagactgtgtcccagaggtggcagctgccaccccttgccaccctgtagatccgcgcctgtgtggtcgtatgggttggaggttTCTtttcgagggagagagagagagagagagagtgggcccACTGGTTCTGTTGTTAAGTTAAATTTGAGGAAATCTGAATTTCATTTGGGTTGTGTTTCCCAGTTTAAGGGAATTATTTCTGTAACTCAAGTTATTGAAAGGAAATGAAAAGTGAAGTTAGACTAAATATTATTTCATTTGTTTACTTTTATAAGTGTTGTAAAACAAACAGGAATTCATTATTTTAAAACAGATTCCAGTATGATGTTTTGGTATTCCTTTTAATAGAGGTATTCAAACATAGGAGATAGATATTAGTGACAGTTCCATAGAAGGAGTGATACACTTATTTCAGTGCAGTAGCGTTAGTCTAATTGATCAAAGGTTGATTACCGTGTATAGATGTGATAGAAGGATTACGAAAACAACCTAATAATGTGTGCTACAGTTCATTAGCAGTGCATAAAGGGATTTGATAATAAAAGGTTTGTAAGGTAAAAGAGAAACAGGACCATGTTATCTAATCATTATTCATTGTACATTAAGTTAAGTGAATTGAAGAACTTAGGGCCCTTCCCTGATTAGACTAGGGATAGGTGGGCTACATAAATGGGTGGGCTCACATACATCTGTGATGTAGGTGAGGTTTTTCATACATGTACAGTTAAgggcaaaattattagcccccctttatgaaatcaaacaaaacccttaacttttccatggaaattaccatcaccaaaagtgtttatagtttaattgctaccaaaagaacaaagacaaaatctccactaagcttgattaagatgtTTTACTGgtgtgctgaattgaaacaagaaaaaaaacaaaaatgacagggccaaaattattagccctctgacaattaatagtcaatactgtaacctttctgactcacaactgacaacaacctcttatggtagttcctaactaggttggcacatgtctcttgagggatcttagcccattcttccatggcaaattgttccagctcatccaaattgtgtggttttccagcatggacattaaccttgagctcccgccacagattctcaataggattgagatctgggctccgagagggccactccaggaccttggttttgctgtccttcaaaaagttttggaccaacttggatgtatgctttgtgtcattgtcttgctggaagacccagcagcgacctaaagctagactggcagcagatttctttacactatccttcaaaatgtcaacttaatattctttcttcatgatcccatgcacccgaacaaggttccctgtgacTGAAGCAGCaacacagccccacagcattatgctcccaccaccatgtttaactgtggcaactgtgtttttagggttgaaggcctctgccttccttcaccaaacaaaagcaacatccatgtgcccaaacagctcaagtttagtctcatcagaccaaaggacagacttccaaaactcatgcccatgtctgaaatgttcacgggcaaacttcagtctggctctgatgtgccgctgtgcGAGCAATGACtccgaagcccaccacgatgaagagccctcacaacagtcacgaaacatcaagtccagaagaggccagttcagcaactattttcctctccgaagtttttgaaatcttgcacttttgaccgcgcccaggtttgtttctaacaaaatttgtctccttgtgctttgcaatgatgcaacacacagctgttctagacaccatGAAACGcctggaaatggcagtatagcctcccCCCTTAAGacgagcatccactatcttctgtctgagttccagactgatttctttactgtttggcatgatgaaattgcttcttaccaagaatttaagagtagtccctctcaatcaagcgttcaagtgccactagccctgttcattggagtccgttaagtaaagttcaaagctgactgattgctcaggtgtggtttgaaaacaaaaaatcacgtgggggctaataattttgaccacctcaattttcactgcaTTTGATataaagcaaacatgaagatttattttacattccaaaatgtaccgaATAGGGGCTTTAACACTGATGAATATTTTACAATGTAAGGTCTTGTGattgatgcaaacattgggcagaattttagggaaatgttccgtagttccttgggggctaataattttgaccttaactgtaggtGAGGTTTTTCATACAATCGGTTGGAGGTTCCCAATTCAGGATCATAGTCCCCAAGAAAATGAATAATCAAAACAGGTTCTCTAGAATCTCCTTGTTATCagttttcc
The nucleotide sequence above comes from Lampris incognitus isolate fLamInc1 chromosome 10, fLamInc1.hap2, whole genome shotgun sequence. Encoded proteins:
- the LOC130119557 gene encoding dexamethasone-induced Ras-related protein 1-like isoform X1, which codes for MIKKMSPSDSHFDIPAKNCHRMVILGSTKVGKTAIISRFLNERFDDQYTPTIEDFHRKFYSIRGDVYQLDILDTSGNHPFPAMRRLSILTGDVFILVFSLDNKESFLEVQRLKRQIYETKSCLKNKTKENVDVPLVICGNKCDRDFYREVQEEEVERLIAGGDEQCAYFEISAKRNTNVDQMFQTLFTMAKLPSEMSPDRHRNVSQQHCEVLHRKSFRGKKLKDGDAFGIVAPFARRPSVHSDLMYIKEKAVGGSQAKERGCVIC
- the LOC130119557 gene encoding dexamethasone-induced Ras-related protein 1-like isoform X2, which gives rise to MIKKMSPSDSHFDIPAKNCHRMVILGSTKVGKTAIISRFLNERFDDQYTPTIEDFHRKFYSIRGDVYQLDILDTSGNHPFPAMRRLSILTDLRDQVVPQKQNQGERGRPPRHLRQQVRPGFLPGGAGGGGGAADRRRGRAVRLLRDLGETEH